One window of the Trifolium pratense cultivar HEN17-A07 linkage group LG2, ARS_RC_1.1, whole genome shotgun sequence genome contains the following:
- the LOC123909326 gene encoding WAT1-related protein At3g28050-like: MGKVTVPFIGMIIAEIVQVALIILSKQVMSQGMTSFIFIFYSNSIAALVLLPSSFFIHRFQRPPLTFSNLSGFFILGLLGYLAQVFGYAGINYSSSTLATAMLNLIPGFTFILAVLFRMEQLDWKSSSSLAKSLGTIVSIAGAFIATLYKGAAILKGPSPTNSSQQPLFSQDFSWILGGLFLSADCVVAAAFLIVQASILKKYPAGLIVVFFYCFFVAILSAVTCLAVERDISAWSLEPKLRLLSVLYSGIFGSAVQVGITTWCLHQTGPVFVSMFKPIGIVISVVIGVVFLGDAFYLGSLIGATVIVIGFYSVLWGKSKDIEARNLESSGNQTPLLKENISEEI, translated from the exons ATGGGGAAAGTAACCGTTCCATTTATAGGGATGATAATTGCAGAGATTGTTCAAGTTGCTTTAATCATATTAAGCAAACAAGTTATGTCACAAGGAATGACAAGTTTCATATTCATTTTCTATTCAAATTCAATCgctgctcttgttcttcttccttcttcattCTTCATCCATAGATTTCAACGTCCTCCACTCACTTTTTCAAATCTTTCTGGTTTCTTCATACTTGGATTACTCGG TTATTTGGCGCAGGTTTTTGGATATGCTGGGATTAATTACAGCTCATCAACACTTGCTACAGCTATGCTTAATCTTATTCCTGGTTTTACCTTCATCCTTGCTGTTCTTTTTAG AATGGAACAATTAGATTGGAAAAGCTCTAGCAGCTTAGCTAAATCATTGGGAACAATAGTATCTATTGCTGGTGCTTTTATTGCAACTTTATACAAGGGTGCTGCAATTCTGAAGGGACCGTCACCTACAAACTCATCTCAGCAACCACTTTTCTCACAAGATTTTAGTTGGATACTCGGAGGATTATTTCTTTCAGCTGATTGTGTGGTTGCTGCAGCATTTCTTATAGTACAG GCTTCTATTCTTAAGAAATATCCAGCAGGGTTGATTGTTGTATTCTTTTACTGTTTTTTTGTGGCCATTCTATCTGCTGTGACCTGTTTGGCTGTGGAAAGAGATATCAGTGCTTGGAGCTTGGAACCCAAGCTAAGGTTGCTGTCAGTTTTATACTCG GGAATCTTTGGTTCAGCAGTTCAAGTTGGTATTACTACTTGGTGTTTGCACCAGACCGGACCTGTTTTTGTTTCCATGTTCAAGCCCATAGGAATTGTCATATCGGTGGTTATAGGCGTTGTCTTCCTTGGCGATGCATTCTATCTTGGAAG TTTGATTGGTGCTACTGTGATTGTTATTGGATTTTATTCTGTATTGTGGGGGAAATCCAAAGATATTGAAGCCAGAAACTTGGAATCAAGCGGCAACCAGACCCCCCTTTTGAAGGAAAACATCAGTGAAGAGATATGA
- the LOC123909325 gene encoding WAT1-related protein At3g28050-like isoform X2: MLGFIIAHQHLLQLCVILFLVLPSFLLFFLDWRSSSSLAKSLGTIVSIAGALIAILYKGAAILKVLSPANLSQQPLSSQDFNWILGGLFLAADCVMASPFTIIQATVLKKYPAELIFVFFYCFFVAILSGVTCLIMERDIGAWSLEPKLRLLSVLYSGIFGSVVHVGVTAWCLRQTGPVFVSMFKPIGIVISVVIGVVFLSDAFYLGSLIGATAIVIGFYSVLWGKSKDIEATSLESSGNQTPLLKENITQDI, translated from the exons ATGTTGGGATTTATTATAGCTCATCAACACTTGCTACAGCTATGCGTAATCTTGTTCCTGGTTTTACCTTCATTCTTGCTGTTCTTTTTAG ATTGGAGAAGCTCTAGCAGCTTAGCTAAATCATTGGGAACAATAGTATCAATTGCTGGTGCtttaattgcaattttataCAAGGGTGCTGCAATTCTGAAGGTACTGTCGCCTGCAAACTTATCTCAGCAGCCACTTTCCTCACAAGATTTTAATTGGATACTCGGAGGATTATTTCTTGCCGCTGATTGTGTGATGGCTTCACCATTTACTATAATACAG GCTACTGTTCTTAAGAAATATCCAGCAGAGTTGATTTTTGTAttcttttattgtttctttGTTGCCATTCTCTCTGGTGTCACCTGTTTGATTATGGAAAGAGACATCGGTGCTTGGAGCTTGGAACCCAAGCTAAGGTTGCTATCAGTTTTATACTCG GGAATCTTTGGTTCTGTAGTTCACGTTGGTGTTACTGCTTGGTGTTTGCGCCAGACAGGACCTGTTTTTGTTTCCATGTTCAAGCCCATAGGAATTGTCATATCGGTGGTTATAGGCGTTGTCTTCCTCAGTGATGCATTCTATCTTGGAAG TTTGATTGGTGCTACTGCTATTGTTATTGGGTTTTATTCTGTATTGTGGGGTAAATCCAAAGATATTGAAGCCACAAGCTTGGAATCAAGCGGCAACCAGACCCCCCTTTTGAAGGAAAACATCACTCAAGACATATAG
- the LOC123909325 gene encoding WAT1-related protein At5g40230-like isoform X3 has translation MEQLDWRSSSSLAKSLGTIVSIAGALIAILYKGAAILKVLSPANLSQQPLSSQDFNWILGGLFLAADCVMASPFTIIQATVLKKYPAELIFVFFYCFFVAILSGVTCLIMERDIGAWSLEPKLRLLSVLYSGIFGSVVHVGVTAWCLRQTGPVFVSMFKPIGIVISVVIGVVFLSDAFYLGSLIGATAIVIGFYSVLWGKSKDIEATSLESSGNQTPLLKENITQDI, from the exons ATGGAACAATTAGATTGGAGAAGCTCTAGCAGCTTAGCTAAATCATTGGGAACAATAGTATCAATTGCTGGTGCtttaattgcaattttataCAAGGGTGCTGCAATTCTGAAGGTACTGTCGCCTGCAAACTTATCTCAGCAGCCACTTTCCTCACAAGATTTTAATTGGATACTCGGAGGATTATTTCTTGCCGCTGATTGTGTGATGGCTTCACCATTTACTATAATACAG GCTACTGTTCTTAAGAAATATCCAGCAGAGTTGATTTTTGTAttcttttattgtttctttGTTGCCATTCTCTCTGGTGTCACCTGTTTGATTATGGAAAGAGACATCGGTGCTTGGAGCTTGGAACCCAAGCTAAGGTTGCTATCAGTTTTATACTCG GGAATCTTTGGTTCTGTAGTTCACGTTGGTGTTACTGCTTGGTGTTTGCGCCAGACAGGACCTGTTTTTGTTTCCATGTTCAAGCCCATAGGAATTGTCATATCGGTGGTTATAGGCGTTGTCTTCCTCAGTGATGCATTCTATCTTGGAAG TTTGATTGGTGCTACTGCTATTGTTATTGGGTTTTATTCTGTATTGTGGGGTAAATCCAAAGATATTGAAGCCACAAGCTTGGAATCAAGCGGCAACCAGACCCCCCTTTTGAAGGAAAACATCACTCAAGACATATAG
- the LOC123909325 gene encoding WAT1-related protein At3g28050-like isoform X1, protein MFIFSYLAQVCGYVGIYYSSSTLATAMRNLVPGFTFILAVLFRMEQLDWRSSSSLAKSLGTIVSIAGALIAILYKGAAILKVLSPANLSQQPLSSQDFNWILGGLFLAADCVMASPFTIIQATVLKKYPAELIFVFFYCFFVAILSGVTCLIMERDIGAWSLEPKLRLLSVLYSGIFGSVVHVGVTAWCLRQTGPVFVSMFKPIGIVISVVIGVVFLSDAFYLGSLIGATAIVIGFYSVLWGKSKDIEATSLESSGNQTPLLKENITQDI, encoded by the exons atgtttattttcagTTATTTGGCTCAGGTTTGTGGATATGTTGGGATTTATTATAGCTCATCAACACTTGCTACAGCTATGCGTAATCTTGTTCCTGGTTTTACCTTCATTCTTGCTGTTCTTTTTAG AATGGAACAATTAGATTGGAGAAGCTCTAGCAGCTTAGCTAAATCATTGGGAACAATAGTATCAATTGCTGGTGCtttaattgcaattttataCAAGGGTGCTGCAATTCTGAAGGTACTGTCGCCTGCAAACTTATCTCAGCAGCCACTTTCCTCACAAGATTTTAATTGGATACTCGGAGGATTATTTCTTGCCGCTGATTGTGTGATGGCTTCACCATTTACTATAATACAG GCTACTGTTCTTAAGAAATATCCAGCAGAGTTGATTTTTGTAttcttttattgtttctttGTTGCCATTCTCTCTGGTGTCACCTGTTTGATTATGGAAAGAGACATCGGTGCTTGGAGCTTGGAACCCAAGCTAAGGTTGCTATCAGTTTTATACTCG GGAATCTTTGGTTCTGTAGTTCACGTTGGTGTTACTGCTTGGTGTTTGCGCCAGACAGGACCTGTTTTTGTTTCCATGTTCAAGCCCATAGGAATTGTCATATCGGTGGTTATAGGCGTTGTCTTCCTCAGTGATGCATTCTATCTTGGAAG TTTGATTGGTGCTACTGCTATTGTTATTGGGTTTTATTCTGTATTGTGGGGTAAATCCAAAGATATTGAAGCCACAAGCTTGGAATCAAGCGGCAACCAGACCCCCCTTTTGAAGGAAAACATCACTCAAGACATATAG